In Streptomyces capitiformicae, one genomic interval encodes:
- a CDS encoding helix-turn-helix domain-containing protein, which yields MKSDAEHIDEFAAWVEGVMRARGYDIDSPRGGGKTKLAEDAGVHRAAITRLLQRQSMPDLETMRGLSRALGIPVRDVLIRSGKLTEEDLPQAPASPATGTAPEDQTFLSAEQAAIALGIPEHLRAAFVQITEQLRVGTATEPSAPEVEVDGQAGT from the coding sequence ATGAAGAGCGATGCCGAACACATTGATGAGTTCGCCGCCTGGGTAGAGGGCGTGATGCGGGCGCGTGGGTACGACATCGACAGTCCGCGCGGCGGCGGCAAGACCAAGCTGGCCGAAGACGCCGGGGTGCACCGGGCCGCCATCACCCGGCTGCTGCAGCGCCAGAGCATGCCCGACCTGGAGACGATGCGCGGCCTGTCCCGGGCTCTGGGGATTCCCGTACGGGACGTCCTGATCCGCTCCGGCAAGCTGACCGAGGAGGACCTGCCCCAGGCTCCGGCGTCACCCGCGACCGGCACGGCCCCTGAGGACCAGACTTTCCTCTCCGCCGAACAGGCCGCGATCGCCCTCGGTATCCCGGAACACCTCCGTGCGGCCTTCGTGCAGATCACCGAGCAGCTCAGGGTCGGCACCGCCACCGAGCCGTCGGCCCCGGAGGTGGAGGTGGACGGCCAGGCCGGAACCTGA
- a CDS encoding NACHT domain-containing protein, translating into MSFTGAVGLFVFRDTAPLRDSPLADILATAFGAAGVAIGLYALGFTIRVEQADRNRQLAEFKNQVDRRLIAAPRGYFPGSGNVIPVGFKDSADPGITVSDPLGDYFTSSRCKDRLVILGGPGSGKTVAATQLMAHLMGGWQDGDPVPVRIPLSTWNTELTLVDWLSGYLKEMGLVRSRTVARQLLDDRLVLPILDGLDEMDPPDAPPGKTRALKVLGRLNREYDGRTGRAPLVVLCRTDRYNALKSKERLENATVVTLQPLSSDQQLAFLRESGLQDETGEWLPEWRRLAETLTWTGTPRGLARVLDTPWRMALLTTAYTERDEHDYRPLRNPNALLAMPLDAVPAHLLGLYTHAAASTRNRQPDVGRRRDPAKVEEWLTVLARHLRDANQPDESDDGPRPRDEVVSDTDLVLHRLWRMERDSGLPYYELMMLVWPFVISISLAERLGFTPWERLPQQYQPYIAVFGMLLLMQTVLPAALENTRRQPVPRHLDWRLVRQPRMIACNVLYVVGYVLYLSGRDLRPSLFAAILAGSVLAFVTSQAVWRTGDRPQATLTGPRDPLRAELRYALLWATVASLGVGALIAQSTRSGLGFAYGPLLIALPAFIIAAKAWRRYALFKLVAGRRLPAGLGAFLDWCVEAGIMRVEGFAYQFRHRELQEWLADRP; encoded by the coding sequence GTGTCCTTCACGGGAGCCGTCGGTCTTTTCGTCTTCCGGGACACCGCGCCGCTGCGCGACAGCCCGCTGGCCGACATCCTCGCGACCGCGTTCGGCGCGGCGGGCGTCGCCATCGGTCTGTACGCGCTGGGCTTCACGATCAGGGTCGAACAGGCCGATCGAAATCGCCAGTTGGCCGAGTTCAAGAACCAGGTGGACCGGCGTCTCATCGCCGCTCCACGCGGCTACTTCCCGGGCTCCGGCAACGTGATCCCTGTCGGTTTCAAGGACTCCGCCGACCCCGGGATCACGGTGTCGGATCCGCTGGGCGACTACTTCACCTCGTCACGATGCAAGGACCGCCTGGTCATCCTCGGCGGTCCGGGCTCCGGGAAAACGGTCGCCGCGACCCAGCTGATGGCCCATCTGATGGGCGGCTGGCAGGACGGCGATCCGGTGCCCGTACGCATCCCGCTGTCCACCTGGAACACCGAACTCACGCTGGTCGACTGGTTGTCCGGCTACCTGAAGGAAATGGGCCTGGTCCGTTCCAGGACCGTGGCCCGCCAACTCCTCGACGACCGTCTCGTCCTGCCGATCCTCGACGGCCTCGACGAGATGGACCCGCCCGACGCGCCGCCCGGGAAGACCCGTGCGCTGAAGGTCCTGGGACGGCTGAACCGCGAGTACGACGGCCGGACGGGCCGGGCGCCGCTCGTGGTGCTCTGCCGCACCGACCGCTACAACGCCCTCAAGTCGAAGGAGAGGCTCGAGAACGCCACCGTCGTCACCCTCCAGCCGCTCTCCAGCGACCAGCAGCTCGCGTTCCTGCGCGAGAGCGGCCTTCAGGACGAGACGGGGGAGTGGCTGCCCGAATGGCGACGGCTCGCCGAGACCCTCACCTGGACCGGCACCCCGCGCGGTCTGGCCAGGGTCCTCGACACCCCGTGGCGGATGGCCCTGCTGACCACGGCGTACACCGAGCGCGACGAACACGACTACCGCCCCCTTCGTAACCCCAACGCGCTCCTGGCCATGCCGTTGGACGCCGTACCCGCCCACCTTCTCGGCCTGTACACCCACGCCGCCGCGTCGACGCGCAACCGGCAGCCGGACGTCGGCCGCCGCCGGGACCCCGCGAAGGTCGAGGAATGGCTGACGGTCCTGGCCAGGCATCTGCGGGACGCCAACCAGCCGGACGAGTCGGACGACGGCCCTCGCCCCCGGGACGAGGTGGTCTCGGACACGGATCTCGTACTGCACCGGCTGTGGCGGATGGAGCGCGACTCCGGGCTGCCGTATTACGAACTGATGATGCTGGTCTGGCCGTTCGTGATCTCCATCAGCCTGGCGGAGCGGCTCGGGTTCACACCCTGGGAGAGGCTCCCGCAGCAGTACCAGCCCTATATCGCCGTCTTCGGCATGCTGCTCCTCATGCAGACGGTGCTGCCGGCGGCGCTGGAGAACACCCGACGGCAGCCCGTTCCACGGCACCTCGACTGGCGGCTCGTGAGACAGCCCAGGATGATCGCCTGCAACGTGCTCTACGTCGTCGGTTACGTGCTGTACCTGTCGGGCCGGGACCTCAGGCCGTCGCTGTTCGCGGCGATCCTGGCCGGGAGCGTCCTTGCGTTCGTGACCTCACAGGCCGTCTGGAGGACGGGCGACCGCCCACAGGCCACCCTGACCGGCCCACGCGACCCGCTGCGTGCGGAACTGCGCTACGCGCTCCTCTGGGCGACCGTCGCTTCGCTGGGGGTCGGCGCGCTGATCGCCCAGAGCACGCGCAGCGGCCTCGGCTTCGCCTACGGCCCGCTCCTCATCGCCCTCCCCGCTTTCATCATTGCGGCGAAGGCATGGCGCCGCTACGCCCTCTTCAAGCTTGTCGCGGGCCGCCGGCTCCCCGCCGGTCTCGGCGCCTTTCTCGACTGGTGCGTCGAGGCAGGCATCATGCGCGTCGAGGGCTTCGCCTACCAGTTCCGCCACCGCGAACTGCAGGAGTGGCTGGCGGACCGGCCTTGA
- a CDS encoding nitrate/nitrite transporter: MTAPTQAPAASRGGRWIEHWDPENEAFWNETGEKVARRNLIFSVLSEHIGFSIWTVWSVMVLFMGPEYGLTPADKFFIVSMATLVGAIVRIPYTFAVALFGGRNWTIVSAGLLLIPTVAAFLVMEPGTSFTTFLVCAMLAGIGGGNFASSMTNINAFFPLRKKGWALGLNAGGGNIGVPVVQLVGLAVIGASGGPRVLLGIYIPFIVIAAVLAAVKMDNIAHLKNDTGAAKDAVKDAHTWIMSFLYIGTFGSFIGYSFAFGLVLQTQFGRTPLQAAYVTFLGPLLGSLIRPVGGSLADKYGGAKITLWNYVAMAAATGVIVVASMQKSLPLFTCAFITLFVLTGLGNGSTFKMIPGIYQAKALAKGLEGEEAAAYGRRLSGASMGIIGAVGALGGLGINLAFRQSFLTVGSGTGAFVSFLAFYGLCFAVTWAVYLRRPAAGTAQNTVATEAKPQLSYAEV, from the coding sequence ATGACAGCCCCGACCCAAGCCCCCGCCGCGAGCAGGGGAGGCCGCTGGATCGAGCACTGGGATCCGGAGAACGAGGCCTTCTGGAACGAGACCGGCGAGAAGGTCGCCCGTCGCAACTTGATCTTCTCAGTGCTCTCGGAGCACATCGGCTTCTCCATCTGGACCGTGTGGTCGGTGATGGTGCTGTTCATGGGCCCGGAGTACGGGCTCACCCCGGCCGACAAGTTTTTCATCGTCTCGATGGCCACGCTGGTCGGCGCGATCGTGCGCATCCCGTACACCTTCGCGGTCGCCCTCTTCGGCGGACGGAACTGGACGATCGTCTCCGCGGGCCTCCTGCTGATCCCGACGGTCGCGGCGTTCCTGGTGATGGAACCGGGGACCTCGTTCACCACGTTCCTGGTGTGCGCCATGCTCGCCGGCATCGGCGGCGGCAACTTCGCCTCCTCCATGACCAACATCAACGCCTTCTTCCCGCTGCGGAAGAAGGGCTGGGCGCTCGGCCTCAACGCGGGCGGCGGCAACATCGGCGTCCCGGTCGTCCAGCTCGTCGGCCTCGCCGTCATCGGCGCCAGCGGCGGTCCGCGCGTGCTGCTCGGGATCTACATTCCGTTCATCGTGATCGCCGCCGTCCTCGCCGCGGTCAAGATGGACAACATCGCGCACCTGAAGAACGACACCGGTGCCGCCAAGGACGCCGTCAAGGACGCCCACACCTGGATCATGTCCTTCCTCTACATCGGCACCTTCGGCTCCTTCATCGGCTACAGCTTCGCCTTCGGCCTGGTCCTCCAGACCCAGTTCGGCCGTACGCCGCTGCAGGCCGCGTACGTCACCTTCCTCGGCCCGCTGCTCGGCTCGCTGATCCGCCCCGTCGGCGGCTCGCTCGCCGACAAGTACGGCGGCGCGAAGATCACCCTGTGGAACTACGTCGCCATGGCCGCCGCCACCGGTGTCATCGTCGTCGCCTCCATGCAGAAGTCGCTCCCGCTGTTCACCTGCGCCTTCATCACCCTGTTCGTCCTCACCGGACTCGGCAACGGCTCCACCTTCAAGATGATCCCGGGCATCTACCAGGCCAAGGCCCTCGCCAAGGGTCTGGAGGGCGAGGAGGCCGCCGCGTACGGCCGTCGCCTCTCCGGCGCCTCCATGGGCATCATCGGAGCGGTGGGCGCGCTCGGCGGCCTCGGCATCAACCTGGCCTTCCGCCAGTCCTTCCTGACGGTCGGCTCCGGCACCGGCGCCTTCGTCTCCTTCCTCGCCTTCTACGGGCTCTGCTTCGCCGTCACCTGGGCCGTATACCTTCGCCGCCCGGCCGCCGGCACGGCCCAGAACACAGTTGCGACGGAAGCGAAGCCGCAGCTCAGCTACGCCGAGGTGTGA
- a CDS encoding serine hydrolase domain-containing protein, whose amino-acid sequence MPQTLDLAHWQHRLDTLRATHDVPGATLAFLVDGEVHELASGVLSRATGVEATTDSVFQLGSIAKVYTAALVMQLVESGELDLDVPVVKVLPEFATVDPKATEVITPRLLLSHTSGLTCDFHIDTGRGDDAIAKYVEAAKGVAMDCPPGTAVSYSGIGYVVLGRIVEVLTGMSWDRALRERVLAPLGLTHSMTLPEEALPFRVAMGHMAGEDGRQTPAPAWDLMPRAAGPGARVLATAGDVVRYAKAHLDGGGGILRPETVTAMQARETDVPDKWTVSADGWGLGWTLYDWDGVPGYGHDGAATGQYAFLRVVPTAGVAVALLTNGGASRLLYADLLRELMAELAGITMPAPFAPAAQPPTVDITPWTGTYKREGVVITISERNGTPHLTYAFVDGMVGYSPDLEMELVPLSDTVFAGAGGGASFAEDWMPVVFSTLSDGTRCAYIGMRAAPKVA is encoded by the coding sequence ATGCCTCAGACCCTCGACCTCGCCCACTGGCAGCACCGCCTCGACACCCTCCGCGCCACCCACGACGTCCCGGGCGCGACGCTCGCCTTCCTGGTCGACGGCGAGGTCCATGAACTGGCCAGTGGTGTACTGAGCCGGGCGACCGGTGTCGAGGCGACCACCGACTCCGTCTTCCAGCTGGGCTCGATCGCGAAGGTCTACACAGCGGCCCTCGTCATGCAGTTGGTGGAGTCCGGTGAGCTCGACCTGGACGTCCCCGTGGTGAAGGTGCTGCCGGAGTTCGCGACGGTCGACCCCAAGGCCACCGAGGTGATCACGCCCCGCCTGCTGCTGTCCCACACCAGTGGCCTGACCTGCGATTTCCACATCGACACCGGGCGCGGTGACGACGCGATCGCCAAGTACGTCGAGGCCGCCAAGGGCGTGGCGATGGACTGCCCGCCGGGTACGGCGGTGTCGTACAGCGGTATCGGGTACGTCGTGCTCGGCCGGATCGTCGAGGTGCTGACCGGCATGAGCTGGGACCGGGCGCTCAGGGAAAGGGTGCTGGCGCCGCTGGGGCTGACGCACTCGATGACGCTCCCGGAGGAGGCGCTGCCGTTCCGCGTGGCGATGGGACACATGGCGGGGGAGGACGGGCGGCAGACCCCGGCCCCGGCCTGGGACCTGATGCCCCGCGCGGCCGGCCCGGGCGCCCGGGTGCTCGCCACCGCGGGTGACGTGGTCCGGTACGCCAAGGCGCACCTCGACGGCGGTGGCGGGATCCTCCGCCCCGAGACCGTGACGGCCATGCAGGCCCGCGAGACCGACGTACCCGACAAATGGACGGTCAGCGCCGACGGCTGGGGCCTCGGCTGGACGCTGTACGACTGGGACGGCGTCCCCGGCTACGGGCACGACGGCGCCGCGACCGGCCAGTACGCCTTCCTGCGCGTGGTGCCGACCGCCGGGGTCGCCGTCGCGCTCCTCACCAACGGCGGCGCCTCCCGCCTCCTCTACGCCGACCTGCTGCGCGAGCTGATGGCCGAGCTGGCCGGGATCACCATGCCCGCCCCGTTCGCCCCGGCCGCGCAGCCGCCCACCGTCGACATCACGCCCTGGACCGGTACGTACAAGAGGGAGGGAGTCGTCATCACGATCAGCGAGAGGAACGGCACACCGCACCTCACGTACGCCTTCGTCGACGGCATGGTCGGCTACTCGCCCGACCTGGAGATGGAGCTCGTGCCCCTGTCGGACACGGTCTTCGCGGGTGCGGGCGGCGGCGCCTCGTTCGCCGAGGACTGGATGCCTGTGGTCTTCTCCACGCTCAGCGACGGCACCCGGTGCGCCTACATTGGGATGCGGGCCGCCCCGAAGGTGGCGTGA
- a CDS encoding TetR/AcrR family transcriptional regulator, whose amino-acid sequence MPESPGNAEGSKNPGAPGEPVIPSAWTRPRRPKRERPTLSRDHIVTEAVRLLDEEGAGALSMRRLGARLNAGATSMYAHVASKDELIELVVDRVYGEMEIPAPDAAKDWRTAAARCAHDVRATILRHPWIAPMLGEVGVSLGPNSLRLNESMLAMLHTAGFALDRADHAVRILFAYVLGMTTSEAAWLTMLARGGRSPEDWTREAWPAIEQATRDYPLLSRRYTESRRYTEQAVGGLPASADVVHDNFDYGLQWLLDGLETRLDADATRA is encoded by the coding sequence ATGCCCGAAAGCCCTGGGAACGCCGAGGGCTCCAAGAACCCCGGTGCCCCCGGGGAGCCGGTGATCCCCTCCGCCTGGACCCGCCCGCGCCGCCCCAAGCGCGAGCGGCCCACGCTGAGCCGGGACCACATCGTCACCGAGGCCGTCCGGCTGCTCGACGAGGAGGGCGCCGGCGCGCTGAGTATGCGTCGCCTCGGCGCCCGGCTGAACGCGGGCGCGACCTCCATGTACGCGCACGTGGCGAGCAAGGACGAACTGATCGAGCTGGTCGTCGACCGGGTCTATGGCGAGATGGAGATCCCGGCCCCGGACGCCGCGAAGGACTGGCGGACGGCCGCCGCCCGGTGTGCCCACGACGTCCGTGCCACGATCCTGCGCCACCCCTGGATCGCCCCCATGCTCGGCGAGGTGGGCGTCTCCCTGGGTCCCAACTCGCTCCGGCTGAACGAGAGCATGCTCGCCATGCTGCACACGGCCGGCTTCGCGCTCGACCGGGCCGACCACGCGGTACGGATCCTCTTCGCGTACGTCCTCGGCATGACCACCAGCGAGGCCGCCTGGCTGACCATGCTCGCCCGCGGCGGCCGCAGCCCCGAGGACTGGACCCGCGAGGCATGGCCCGCGATCGAACAGGCCACTCGGGATTACCCGCTCCTCAGCCGCCGCTACACCGAAAGCCGCCGCTACACCGAACAGGCCGTCGGCGGCCTCCCCGCGTCCGCCGACGTCGTGCACGACAACTTTGACTACGGCCTTCAGTGGCTGCTCGACGGCCTGGAGACCCGCCTCGACGCGGACGCCACCCGCGCCTGA